Genomic segment of Triticum aestivum cultivar Chinese Spring chromosome 6A, IWGSC CS RefSeq v2.1, whole genome shotgun sequence:
ggtcgcccccacccgcgcctccaccagcgcgagggaaaccgggaggactgtgcgttccatcgaccgccaggatctcagccgctgggtcgctgctgtcgcactcggatgcggtctccgcggagccagtcgaacaggctgCAGAGGGATtcattgggctcgattgccgcgacttgcggggcggccgactggcgagccgcgacatgcctcacccacctctgaagtctcgaccgaccggagcgcttgcgccggtgggagacagagcggggagacgatacgggggctgaccgatactgggtcgacggctgctgcaggaggacgccacgaacgcatgcgcggaaatgcgtcgcaccgcggacggggagcgcgtcgatgtcgagtggcgcctcctgaagccaggcggagtcgtcggtgatgaacgtgagcgcgccgaggcggatctcgcggccctccaccaaaactctgcACGAatccatgatcaaagggatcggaaaaatcgcaacttctccaatcaagcgctaagattcctgccccacggtgggcgccaactgtcgtggttctaactctgacagtgatgtaggggggtatgtatggagaggctagatctcagctattgggaagttgtaaacacaccaagatgtacgagttcaggcccttcgcggaggaagtaacagccctacgtctcggtgcccggaggcggtcgactggattactggcgtgtgaataacaggggtccgaacccttcatactgaggaggggggtggcttatatagagttcgccggccctctcctgccctcagtaatgcagggtttaaggtacatttaaggttgggcgttactggtaacgcccctaatagaGTGCtacaatgaccataaagactacttaatagccgaccgtttgcctgcggagtgacttcagATCTCCTGGCGATCGAGTggctagcttcatggtcgagtggtagcTTCTTGATCGAGTGTCTTGGACCCGTCGAGtgagataccttcaagtcgattgaaaggtgacttcttctagggatgtccttgggtagggctctttggacgggttcgtgcccctaccctaggtacatagtttCATCAGATGCCTCCAGAAGGAAACGACGtctgagacgccgccatcgtccgccaagacCACAGTCTGGCACGATTTTCATCGGAAGCCATGTCTTCCCGACCTCGTGGCTGGCTGGAACCGAGCGGAACCTCGCCATGAAGACGTATGTTGCCGTCGGTATTTCGGCGGAGATCCGGCATCTCCTCATCGGTCCCTCCACGCGCCGCCGGTCGGCGAAAGGCCTCCCCGCGACGGATCCAAACGGGGCATTGGATCCGCAGTAGCCGTCGTCACCATCACGAGCAGgacagcccacctcgccggatggggcactgccaccgccgccgtccatgcagggccgccgctccgccggcgaTGGTGCTCGGGCCCCCGCCGCACAGCCCGGATACTCCGTCCTAGCCGCCGCCGTTGGATCACATGAGAagggccgcccccgccgcctcagaTGGGATCCGCCGCCTCCCCCCGCCCAGGACCTTTGGCACCGGGCATTTCAAAATACCGTAGATTCAATTGTGCACAAGCATGGTCTAAAAGTGACAATCCACTGAGTTGTCCTTGCCTTGATTTGTGATACAAGTACTTCTAGTTTGTGAAACGCCTTTTCTTGTGTAACTGGAAAGCATCTATATGTAAGTATAATAGAGTGGAAAAAAGTCTAATTAGATATACTATCTCAGAATTTTGACAATCCTTTGAGAAGACATTTAAGGGGTTCTCAAATgtaacataaaagtaaaatattcAGTTCATGACTGTTTTATTGTATGTAATTATTTAGGTGTTGATGCAAAGGAACCAAGCAAAACAGTGTATATCTAAAGGCatgttttttattgttttttctaatcaTCGAAAGAAGGCCTGCTTTTATTGGGGGTCTTTTCTTGTGCTCCTTGGTATTTCAAAACAGTCTTGCTAAatcttagtcgactgagacttggttaagtgTCAGTCAATGCTATATCAATAAGATTTTATATTAATCCatgtattttttaaatttttttctttcTTGAATGTTATATCACTTTTTCGATAAAggacgctttattacttaaaaaatgttatatcacttgactgagacttgatACCTAGCCACGCCCTTCGCGAAAAAGCACACTCAATCTCAAATAGAGCCTAACGGTCAAATCAACAAGAATTATGTTCCCGGTGATTGGAAGGATGCTTCTCGAGACCTGGCAAAGAGAAGGTTTACAAGGCTGCGACCATAAAAGTTGTGAATGATCCTTCTTTGAGTActgttttttgaattatctttCTTTCCTTTTTGGATTATATACACAAGGATGCTTTTGTGCGTGGAGCCTTTCTTATATTAAACTAATCAGTGTGTGGTTATATTAGCAACAGACATCTTCAACTTAAGTACTCCACTACTATTGCTAAAGCAGTCCTCACACTTCCAAACTGGTCCCGGAAGTACTGAGCTTTCATTCCAGGGAGTCTCTGCCGCAGTCCACCATTGGAGCGTGCATGCACAAATACTATTCAGCCATGTTCATAAAACAAGACATTTTTCTTTGACGAAAGGCTTAGCTTTTCGCTTTCAGAATTGAATATGTTTATAGGGGAGGTATGGGTGGGAATGTTTGTTCTTTTGTGTGTGTGCATGAGCGCGTTGAACCAAAGATGATACCGTGATCGATGATCCAGCGAACTGCTTCTTGACACTTTCTTCGTTTCACGGATTTTCACAAACCACGCTCGCCATTTTTCTCATTCGTTATCAACaagtatgcatgcatgcatgcatgaacatggACAAATTCTCTCCCAAGATACCAAAGAAATCAGAGCACATagagagtgagagtgagagtgagagtgagaggAAAACAGCTAGAAGGAAAGAAGTGAGGTGTTCCTGGCACAATCTACTCTAACCCTCAAACGCTATCGTCAGGATCACATCCACACCTCTTGATCGAAGCCAACGTCGGAGCACTGGTCGAAGAGATCGACGCcaatgtcgccgccgccgccgctaccggaCAGGATGCTGGCCCAGTCCATGTCGATGATTGCGTCGACCTGGAAGAGGTCGAGGGGGTCCGGCCAGTCCACGTCGGCGCCGCCGGGCGTGGCggcggaggccgaggccgaggcggaggaggaggagcagggggaCGGCGATACGGCCGACGCGGTGGAGACAGAGCAGGCGGCGCCCTGCTTCGGCTCGGCGCTCGTCGGCGCCTCCTCCTCGGCGCCAGCGCCGGTGCCGGAGCCGGCCGATTCCTGGGACGAGGCCTTGTCATCGCAGTGCTCCTGCTGCAGGTCCTCGAGGGGgtcggcgcgggaggcggcgacgggcTGGTGGGTGACGGGGTCGAGGCccatcttcttgagcttcttcctgATGTGGGTGTTCCAATGGTTCTTGATCTCGTTGTCCGTCCTGCCCGGCAGCCGCGCCGCGATCTTGGACCATCTGCGCCGCAGCACAAGAAGAGAATTCACGACGCGAACATGCAGAAAAATGTCCGGAATCGAGCTGGACACGCACCTGTTGCCGAGCTGCGAGTGGAGGTCGATGACGAGCTTCTCCTCGTCGTCGGAGAGGAGGCCCCGCTTGAGGTCGGGGCGCAGGTAGTTGGTCCATCGCAGGCGGCAGCTCTTCCCGCACCTCAGCAGCCCTGCGATGGCAAGCATGCGACTGAGACTCCAAATGCTTTGCGGGTGGTCGGATGGTTGCCATGCATTTGCGTGTGTGTTCTCATCTCACCTGCGAGCTTGGGGACGAGCCTCCAGCAGCAATGGCCGTGGGagaggaggaaggcgacgagcTTCTGGTCCTCCTCCGCCGTCCACGGGCCCTTCTTCAGGCCCACCTTCTCGCAGCACGGCTGCCTGCCCATCTCTGCCGGTCGATCGAGCCGGGCGAGCACCAGTGAGCGAGCGAGCTGGGAAGcgaagggaggcggcgggggcaggCGCTCGCTCGGGTCTCGAGGGAATCGGTCAGTCCGAGGAGGAAGAAGTTTGGCCTTAATGTGGGAGCGGAGGCGCGTAGCGGGGGATTAATAGGTGCGGCCGGAAGTGGAAAGGGGCCACGCGCACGTGGCGGGCAGAACCCCAGTACGTGTGAGCCGGCCTCTGCTCGCTCTGATGGACCGGCCTCGGCCTCACCCTCACCCACACGGGTggaccatgcatgcatatatgcacGGCGTTTCTTTCTGCTACTAGGCTGTGCACCCGACCACGGATTAGCAGCAGGAGAAGACGGGCCACGGATTACCAGGCACGTACTACGTGGACCTTGCTTGCTAATCACCGCGGCGGTACTAGTATCTATCTATCGGGAAAGAAAGAGGCTGAATGAACCGTGGGAGGCTCTAGCATTTTTGCTCGGAAACGTGTGGATTTTCACACAAACTTTGTACCGTGCCCAACACGTGAACATCGGGATTTGAACCCGGGGTATGCTGTTGAAAATTTAGAGAAGTGACCGCTGATGTTTACGAGGCATAGCTGACACTGGTGAACTTGCTCGCAGTCAGCAGTACAACGACGACTGTAGTTTGCACAGGAGTGCGGGCTATGTTAACGTGGGAAAAACCGAAATTTTCCGGGCCAACCCAACCGGAGAGAAGCTGTCTTGCAGGCAGCGATCCACTGTGATGCGATGTCCACGGTTCAGGACACGGGGTACACACCAGCGAGCGTCTGATGCCCACCGGCGACAAGGGTCAGTCCGTCGTCCTTGGCGCCTGCTCCGTGACAAACCTTGCAAGCACGCGATGCACTCTTTCTTGCTCGTCTCAGATCGGTGTCACGACGGGTAACCCCTGACCGTGACCATCGACCAAACGAGCCGTGTCCTGCACTGCAGCATCAGAGGAAAAGAGGCACTAGTACTTGGTACCGCCGACTGCCGCTAACTCCAGCCAATGAGTTGCAGCCATGAAGCGACCAACGAAACGCACAAGCGCTTGCATGGCGCTGACAGTAAATATGTTTTGACTTTAGACAGACAAGTTCATTTTTAGATGATAAACGTCGCAATCTACACCACTGCTACATATATATATGGGGTTACAACACAGATCCAGCGGACAATCTGCCCCTAACCGTTGAGATAAATTCCAGGTTCCGGTTTGgcagcaagttaactggttaaaACTGCTTGGCGCTCAGGCCTGTACAGCGAGATCAGCCGAGCCGCAGCAGTTCAGGCGTACACTATTCTACAGCATCCATGTTGTGTTGTAGATTAGGATGGGTGTTGTTGCGCTAGCTTTGGATGGGTCGCCGCGTAAATCGACGAGGTTGGTTCGGTCTTCAGGTGGGAGAGGAGATGCTGCACGTCGGGCCTAAGCATGTCCACCACTTTCCCGCACAATGTCAGTATCTCCACTTTAGGTTTGCTGGTACTCTGAACCGGGCCGCCTTGACCTTCGTACATGACGGCATGATGCCTGTTTTCGCGACGAGAACATAAGCTCATATGAGAAGCTATACAGCGAATTAACGATTGAGCACAAAATGGGAAAATACATGTAGTCCATGCCCGAGAATTTTCAGCGAGGATTAGGAGTATCTTACAGGAAGTCAATGATGTCTCCAATTTCTGATGCAGGCACATGAGGTGAGGCCTGAGAGTTCTTCCCAAACACATCCCCCAACACACTGAACAGCAAAGCCAGTGTCTGCAGATCCCGAGGACAAGAGAAAATTAGTACAGAACAACAAATAAACTGTACTTCATACAACAATGTATCGGGCCACCGGTGAAGCCAGCAGAGCAGGGGCTGGTGGAGTAAAGAAAAATGGTGTTTCTGTTAGTGCGAAAATGATGAAAACTAGCAAATATAGCAAGAGAGGATGTTGTGGGTCCTGGCCACTTTTGGCCTGCATGAAGCTCTTCCCATGGATGAAAACATCCGGTCGTGGGGAACAATCAATAACATGCGTTCATTTATTTCGTTCAGAAAGCAAGGGCACACTTACAGCTCAATTGTGTCAAAGACACAACAAATCAGACAAGTgtagggcctaatgatatatgactgCGAGCCTATATGAATGCACGAGAGGAACTATTC
This window contains:
- the LOC123130919 gene encoding MYB-like transcription factor ODO1 isoform X1; translation: MGRQPCCEKVGLKKGPWTAEEDQKLVAFLLSHGHCCWRLVPKLAGLLRCGKSCRLRWTNYLRPDLKRGLLSDDEEKLVIDLHSQLGNRCVSSSIPDIFLHVRVVNSLLVLRRRWSKIAARLPGRTDNEIKNHWNTHIRKKLKKMGLDPVTHQPVAASRADPLEDLQQEHCDDKASSQESAGSGTGAGAEEEAPTSAEPKQGAACSVSTASAVSPSPCSSSSASASASAATPGGADVDWPDPLDLFQVDAIIDMDWASILSGSGGGGDIGVDLFDQCSDVGFDQEVWM
- the LOC123130919 gene encoding MYB-like transcription factor ODO1 isoform X2 produces the protein MGRQPCCEKVGLKKGPWTAEEDQKLVAFLLSHGHCCWRLVPKLAGLLRCGKSCRLRWTNYLRPDLKRGLLSDDEEKLVIDLHSQLGNRWSKIAARLPGRTDNEIKNHWNTHIRKKLKKMGLDPVTHQPVAASRADPLEDLQQEHCDDKASSQESAGSGTGAGAEEEAPTSAEPKQGAACSVSTASAVSPSPCSSSSASASASAATPGGADVDWPDPLDLFQVDAIIDMDWASILSGSGGGGDIGVDLFDQCSDVGFDQEVWM